The Peribacillus sp. FSL P2-0133 genome has a segment encoding these proteins:
- the cls gene encoding cardiolipin synthase translates to MEFTHVTSVLLGLVIILNILFATIVIFFERREASTTWAWLLVLYFLPVVGFILYLLFGTSLRHAHLFQWEDKKKIGIEEILDKQMEELSTDHFPFRNASSSNYRDLIYMHLRNNDAVLTEDNQVDIFTEGKNKFDQLFKDIEAAENHIHIQYYIIQRDGLGKRFIEALTKKANEGVKVRVLYDELGSRGMTKSFFREFRQAGGRVEAFFPSKLKFINLRLNFRNHRKLVIIDGKVGYVGGFNVGDEYLGLNPKFGYWRDTHLRIQGSAVKAIQTRFILDWNQASKHHDITYQPHYFPVLKPQGNIDLQIVTSGPDSEWEQIKNGYIKLISSAKKSILIQTPYFIPDASLLDALRIASLSGLDVKIMIPNKPDHLFVYWATTFNAGQLLRAGAKIYIYDNGFIHAKMIVVDEEVSSVGTANIDVRSFKLNFEVNAFIYDEGMAETLTRIFYKDVEVCRQLTIEDFEKRSKWIRFKESIARLVSPIL, encoded by the coding sequence ATGGAATTTACGCATGTTACATCGGTTTTGCTCGGCCTCGTCATCATTCTAAATATTTTATTTGCCACGATTGTCATATTTTTTGAAAGAAGGGAAGCGAGCACCACCTGGGCTTGGTTATTGGTGTTATATTTTCTCCCTGTAGTTGGTTTTATTTTATATCTCCTTTTTGGTACGAGTTTAAGGCACGCCCACTTATTCCAATGGGAGGACAAGAAGAAAATCGGGATTGAAGAAATCCTTGATAAACAGATGGAAGAGCTTTCAACGGATCATTTTCCTTTTCGAAATGCCTCTTCAAGTAATTACCGTGATTTGATTTATATGCATCTCCGGAACAATGATGCCGTGCTTACTGAAGATAATCAAGTCGATATTTTTACGGAAGGAAAAAATAAGTTTGACCAGCTTTTTAAAGATATCGAAGCGGCAGAAAACCATATACACATACAATACTACATCATTCAAAGGGATGGCCTGGGTAAACGATTCATTGAAGCTTTGACTAAAAAAGCGAATGAAGGCGTCAAAGTTCGGGTTCTTTATGACGAGCTGGGATCCAGGGGGATGACTAAAAGTTTCTTCAGGGAATTTAGGCAGGCAGGAGGGCGAGTGGAGGCATTCTTCCCATCCAAATTAAAATTTATAAATTTACGGCTGAATTTCCGTAACCATCGAAAGCTAGTCATCATTGATGGAAAAGTAGGGTATGTTGGAGGCTTTAATGTTGGTGATGAATATTTAGGGCTTAATCCAAAATTCGGTTATTGGCGTGATACACACCTTCGAATACAGGGTTCGGCTGTCAAAGCCATTCAAACCCGTTTTATCCTGGATTGGAATCAGGCATCAAAGCACCATGATATAACTTATCAGCCTCATTATTTCCCTGTTTTAAAGCCTCAAGGCAATATAGATTTGCAAATAGTAACAAGTGGGCCGGATTCTGAATGGGAACAAATTAAAAATGGCTATATTAAATTAATATCTTCAGCAAAGAAATCGATTCTCATTCAAACACCTTACTTCATACCGGATGCAAGTTTATTGGATGCACTCAGGATTGCCAGCTTATCAGGGTTAGATGTAAAAATCATGATTCCGAATAAACCTGATCACCTTTTCGTTTATTGGGCAACAACGTTCAATGCAGGGCAGTTATTAAGAGCGGGAGCTAAGATATACATCTATGATAACGGCTTTATTCATGCGAAGATGATCGTGGTGGACGAAGAGGTCTCCTCGGTGGGGACTGCTAACATTGATGTCCGTAGTTTTAAATTGAACTTTGAAGTAAATGCCTTCATTTATGATGAAGGAATGGCCGAAACACTGACAAGGATTTTTTATAAGGATGTTGAAGTCTGCAGGCAGCTTACAATTGAAGACTTTGAAAAGCGTTCAAAATGGATTCGTTTTAAAGAGTCCATTGCAAGGCTGGTATCACCCATATTATAA
- a CDS encoding metal-sensitive transcriptional regulator — MEYDKQVKNRVKRIEGQLRGILKMMEENKDCRDVVTQLSATRSAIDRTIGVIVSSNLVECVREANEAGEKNPEELVKEAVNLLVKSR; from the coding sequence ATGGAATATGATAAGCAGGTTAAAAATAGAGTGAAGCGAATTGAAGGACAGCTTCGTGGGATATTGAAAATGATGGAGGAAAACAAAGATTGCAGAGATGTAGTAACGCAGTTATCTGCCACTAGATCTGCAATCGATAGGACAATCGGGGTAATAGTAAGTTCAAATCTTGTAGAATGCGTCCGGGAGGCTAATGAAGCCGGAGAAAAGAATCCCGAAGAGCTAGTAAAAGAAGCTGTGAATTTATTAGTGAAAAGTCGATAA
- a CDS encoding SRPBCC family protein: MSEGVHSIILPVSIKTVWGFVSVIDRWAPLVPGYINHEMMNERTLIWEFKSDLGLMKKKVKLEVNILEWIEPEKVTFKLKGLNEKFDGHGYFLAEQCGIGQTKMTGCLAITAKGAKAPIVNALLKTYVPQMTIEFSEAVAQSLLVQK; the protein is encoded by the coding sequence TTGTCAGAAGGTGTGCATAGTATCATTTTACCAGTTTCAATAAAAACGGTATGGGGATTTGTCAGTGTCATAGATCGTTGGGCACCTCTTGTCCCAGGATATATCAATCATGAGATGATGAATGAAAGGACACTCATTTGGGAGTTTAAAAGCGATTTGGGATTAATGAAGAAGAAAGTAAAACTTGAAGTGAATATATTGGAATGGATTGAACCTGAAAAGGTAACATTTAAACTTAAGGGATTAAATGAAAAATTTGATGGGCATGGCTATTTTTTAGCAGAACAGTGCGGAATTGGGCAGACTAAAATGACTGGCTGCCTGGCGATTACGGCAAAAGGAGCCAAAGCCCCTATCGTCAATGCTTTGTTAAAAACCTACGTTCCCCAAATGACGATCGAGTTTTCTGAGGCAGTTGCACAAAGTCTCCTAGTACAAAAATAG
- a CDS encoding YjgB family protein translates to MNRFIRSVTFLMLAFLMFGGQPAFASSSLTSQSTPDLLIRQILGLAYESQQTINSGQFSVGDSLKKVEKAWGVPEDLSTAAANYWSHNIRFLYDGSTGRKTITAIDDFDPQLQTIHLSMLKGLIGEPVSEVEQEGMYYVTYTDYANYKVVFVFESAWINPDPRLSMYTVELASD, encoded by the coding sequence GTGAATCGTTTTATCCGGAGTGTTACATTTCTAATGCTCGCATTTCTCATGTTTGGTGGGCAGCCTGCTTTTGCTTCATCTTCCTTAACATCACAATCCACGCCAGACCTTTTGATTCGGCAGATCCTGGGTTTAGCCTATGAATCCCAGCAAACCATTAATAGTGGTCAATTTTCTGTAGGTGATTCGTTGAAGAAAGTGGAAAAAGCCTGGGGTGTACCGGAAGATTTAAGTACCGCTGCGGCCAATTATTGGTCCCATAATATCCGATTCCTCTACGACGGTTCAACAGGAAGAAAAACGATTACCGCCATTGATGATTTTGATCCGCAATTGCAAACCATCCATTTATCCATGTTGAAGGGATTGATTGGTGAACCTGTAAGTGAGGTGGAGCAAGAAGGGATGTACTATGTCACTTATACCGATTACGCAAATTATAAAGTGGTATTCGTGTTTGAAAGCGCCTGGATTAACCCTGATCCAAGACTGAGTATGTATACGGTTGAATTGGCGTCAGATTGA
- the aspA gene encoding aspartate ammonia-lyase, whose translation MLIEEKTYRIEKDFLGEKEIPADVYYGIQTLRAVENFPITGYKVNEEMIRALAMIKKAAALANMDTKRLYDGIGSAIVKASDEVIDGKWHEYFIVDPIQGGAGTSMNMNINEIVANRALELMGHNKGDYVQLSPNSHVNMSQSTNDVFPTAIHLSTLRLLEQLLQTMTKMSTVLKNKAKQFDHVIKMGRTHLQDAVPIRLGQEFEAYSRVLDRDIKRISQSRQHLYEVNMGATAVGTGLNADPRYIENVVKYLAEISNLPLVGAEHLVDATQNTDAYTEVSASLKVCMMNMSKIANDLRLMASGPRAGLGEITLPARQPGSSIMPGKVNPVMPELINQVAFQVIGNDNTICLASEAGQLELNVMEPVLVFNLLQSISIMNNAFNVFTDYCLEGIEANEQHLKDYVEQSVGVITAVNPHLGYEVVSRIAREAILKGKSVRELCLQYDVLTEEELDLILNPYEMTKPGIAGASLFDRQ comes from the coding sequence ATGTTGATAGAAGAGAAAACATACCGAATCGAGAAAGACTTTCTTGGAGAAAAGGAAATTCCAGCAGATGTTTATTATGGAATACAAACTCTACGCGCTGTAGAGAATTTTCCGATTACCGGTTACAAAGTCAATGAAGAAATGATTCGTGCACTAGCAATGATTAAAAAAGCAGCCGCTTTAGCAAATATGGATACCAAACGGTTATATGATGGTATTGGAAGCGCTATCGTCAAAGCATCTGATGAAGTGATCGATGGAAAGTGGCATGAATATTTCATCGTTGACCCAATTCAAGGCGGCGCAGGTACATCGATGAATATGAACATTAATGAAATCGTTGCCAACCGTGCGTTAGAACTCATGGGACACAATAAAGGGGATTATGTACAATTAAGTCCAAATAGCCATGTTAACATGTCGCAATCAACCAATGACGTATTCCCTACTGCCATTCATTTATCAACACTACGGCTTTTAGAGCAATTGTTACAAACAATGACCAAGATGAGTACGGTTTTAAAGAATAAAGCAAAACAATTTGATCATGTTATCAAAATGGGACGTACACATCTTCAGGACGCAGTGCCAATTCGACTCGGTCAAGAATTTGAGGCTTACAGTCGCGTGTTGGATCGGGACATAAAACGAATCAGTCAATCACGTCAACATTTATATGAAGTGAATATGGGGGCAACAGCAGTGGGAACGGGATTGAACGCAGATCCTCGTTACATTGAAAATGTTGTTAAATATTTAGCTGAGATCAGTAACTTGCCGCTTGTAGGGGCAGAACATTTAGTAGATGCAACCCAAAATACGGATGCATATACTGAAGTGTCAGCTTCATTGAAAGTATGTATGATGAATATGTCTAAAATTGCTAATGATTTACGTTTGATGGCTTCAGGACCGAGAGCGGGATTAGGAGAAATCACACTTCCAGCACGTCAACCAGGTTCATCCATCATGCCAGGAAAAGTAAATCCAGTAATGCCAGAATTAATTAATCAAGTCGCTTTCCAAGTAATCGGGAACGATAATACGATTTGCTTAGCATCAGAAGCAGGACAACTAGAGTTGAACGTAATGGAGCCAGTCCTTGTATTCAATTTATTGCAATCAATTAGCATAATGAACAATGCTTTCAATGTCTTTACAGATTATTGTTTAGAAGGCATTGAAGCTAATGAGCAACATTTAAAAGATTATGTCGAACAAAGTGTTGGAGTGATTACAGCAGTCAATCCGCACCTTGGGTACGAAGTGGTTTCACGAATTGCGCGTGAAGCGATATTAAAAGGCAAATCAGTTCGCGAACTTTGTTTACAATATGATGTGTTGACAGAAGAAGAATTGGATCTCATTCTAAATCCTTACGAGATGACAAAACCCGGTATAGCGGGAGCTTCTCTTTTTGATCGGCAATAA
- a CDS encoding asparaginase → MKKLMLITTGGTIASLEGKNGLVPEMKADEFLGHLPGLDLLYQIDSKPLMNIDSTNMQPEDWTEMAQSIHEHYHDYDGFVITHGTDTMAYTSAALSYMLQDLGKPIVITGSQIPIAFKKTDAKRNISDAIRFACEDIGGVYVVFDGRVIQGTRAIKLRTKSYDSFESINYPYIATIFKDKIEYLKPVHSPKKKEAKLDASLCTDVALVKLHPGIKPEFFDSLKNQCRGIVIESYGSGGIPFQGRNILEKLNELVQCGISVVITTQCLEEGEDMDIYEVGRKVNKNVIIRSRNMNTEAIVPKMMWILAKTQDPKKVKEMMETPIAEDITL, encoded by the coding sequence ATGAAGAAGTTGATGTTAATTACTACAGGTGGTACAATTGCATCGTTAGAAGGAAAAAATGGACTTGTTCCAGAGATGAAAGCTGACGAATTTTTAGGACACCTGCCGGGATTGGATTTACTTTATCAGATTGATAGTAAGCCTTTGATGAATATTGATAGTACAAATATGCAGCCGGAAGATTGGACAGAAATGGCACAATCCATTCATGAGCACTACCATGATTACGATGGCTTTGTGATTACCCATGGAACAGATACAATGGCTTACACTTCAGCTGCGCTCTCATATATGTTACAAGATTTAGGGAAGCCAATTGTCATTACAGGTTCTCAAATCCCAATTGCCTTTAAAAAGACAGATGCCAAAAGAAATATCTCTGATGCGATCCGGTTTGCTTGTGAAGATATTGGAGGAGTATATGTTGTTTTTGATGGTAGAGTCATCCAGGGTACTAGGGCCATTAAATTGAGAACTAAAAGCTATGATTCGTTTGAAAGTATTAACTATCCATATATCGCTACCATATTCAAAGATAAAATTGAGTATCTAAAGCCAGTTCATTCACCAAAGAAAAAGGAAGCTAAGTTAGATGCTTCCCTATGTACTGATGTTGCTTTGGTTAAGCTGCATCCCGGTATTAAGCCTGAATTCTTTGATTCTCTGAAAAATCAATGTCGGGGAATCGTAATTGAAAGTTATGGCAGCGGTGGTATTCCATTTCAAGGAAGAAATATTTTAGAAAAATTGAATGAGTTGGTACAGTGTGGAATATCCGTAGTCATTACTACCCAATGTTTAGAAGAAGGGGAAGATATGGATATTTACGAAGTGGGACGAAAAGTGAATAAGAATGTCATCATTCGTTCCAGAAATATGAATACAGAAGCCATCGTTCCTAAGATGATGTGGATTTTAGCCAAGACACAAGATCCCAAAAAAGTGAAGGAAATGATGGAAACACCGATTGCAGAGGACATTACATTATAG
- a CDS encoding helix-turn-helix transcriptional regulator, with product MIVNRLTTLRKAKRWSLQYTADRLGIAKSTYAGYESGHRRPSLETINLLAGLYDTSTDYILGRVDYPSKDITTESPRVMELTDSPNMELAVDGISLSEEETIQFIAFIRAKREVEINRDKQNET from the coding sequence ATGATTGTAAATAGATTAACTACATTAAGGAAGGCCAAAAGGTGGTCTTTGCAATATACCGCTGACAGACTCGGAATCGCCAAGAGTACCTATGCAGGTTACGAATCGGGCCATCGCCGCCCTTCATTAGAAACGATTAATTTATTAGCAGGCTTATATGATACATCCACTGATTACATTCTAGGTCGAGTGGATTATCCATCTAAAGATATTACCACAGAATCACCTCGAGTCATGGAATTAACGGATTCACCAAATATGGAGCTGGCTGTAGATGGAATCTCTCTTTCTGAAGAGGAAACGATTCAATTCATCGCTTTTATTAGAGCTAAACGAGAAGTGGAAATAAATCGCGATAAACAAAATGAAACATAG
- the mmuM gene encoding homocysteine S-methyltransferase → MKNKISPIDAILRDHSVMILDGALATELERHGCDLDDPLWSARVLLENPEVIYQVHSDYFRAGADCAITASYQATVEGFALRGIQEEEALELIRKTVLLAREARDEFWKEEEYQTIRPKPLVAASVGPYGAYLADGSEYVGNYGVSDETLTAFHRSRISALIEAGADILAFETIPSLQEAKVLHSLLKDYPEVYAWLSFSLKNEKAISDGTLLEECTRLFGDSEQIAAIGINCAPVSGITEAIQVLRSNTHKPIIVYPNSGETYNPETKTWHGQESCNRLDLKSEEWHHAGARLIGGCCRTAPHHIADISRKWRPSVVVSS, encoded by the coding sequence ATGAAGAATAAAATTAGCCCAATTGACGCAATATTACGAGATCATTCAGTCATGATTTTGGACGGGGCTCTAGCTACAGAGCTTGAAAGGCATGGGTGCGATTTGGACGATCCCCTGTGGTCTGCACGTGTATTACTTGAAAATCCAGAAGTGATTTATCAAGTTCACTCTGACTACTTTCGGGCTGGTGCTGACTGTGCGATAACGGCAAGCTACCAAGCAACAGTTGAAGGTTTCGCCCTCCGCGGAATACAAGAGGAAGAGGCTTTGGAACTAATCCGGAAAACGGTTTTACTTGCAAGGGAAGCAAGAGATGAATTTTGGAAGGAAGAAGAATATCAAACGATTAGACCTAAGCCATTGGTTGCTGCATCGGTTGGACCATATGGGGCTTACCTTGCAGATGGTTCAGAGTATGTAGGAAACTATGGTGTTTCAGATGAAACTTTAACTGCATTTCATCGCTCGCGAATATCTGCTTTGATTGAAGCCGGTGCTGACATTTTAGCATTTGAAACGATACCTTCCCTGCAAGAAGCAAAAGTATTGCATTCATTATTGAAAGATTACCCAGAGGTCTATGCTTGGCTATCCTTTTCATTGAAAAATGAAAAAGCGATTAGTGACGGTACATTGCTTGAGGAGTGTACCAGATTGTTTGGGGACAGTGAGCAAATTGCAGCAATCGGCATCAACTGTGCGCCTGTATCAGGTATCACGGAAGCCATACAGGTGTTGCGTTCAAACACGCATAAACCAATTATAGTTTATCCGAATTCTGGTGAAACATATAATCCGGAAACAAAAACCTGGCATGGTCAAGAATCATGTAACAGGCTCGACCTGAAATCTGAAGAATGGCACCATGCAGGGGCACGTTTAATTGGAGGATGTTGCAGAACGGCACCGCATCATATTGCAGACATTTCAAGAAAGTGGCGACCTTCTGTGGTGGTATCCTCCTAG
- the mmuP gene encoding S-methylmethionine permease, with translation MENKRKHDFQREMQARHIIMLSLGGVIGTGLFLSSGYTIQQAGPFGTILSYLIGALVVYLVMLCLGELAVHMPETGAFHSYAAKYIGPGTGYTVAWLYWLTWTVALGSEFTAAGLLMQRWFPSINVWIWSALFAILVLALNAWTVKFFAESEFWFASIKVFAIVIFIILGAAAMVGFIPIINSQSAPLLSNFTSAGLFPNGAFAILMTMLAVNFAFSGTELIGIAAGETVNPEKTIPKAIRMTLWRLIIFFVGTIVVLSALLPISDASVLESPFVAVLERIGVPYAADIMNFVILTAILSAANSGLYASSRMLWSLADKKTISPIFAKLTKRGVPINAVFFSMLGGGLALFSSIIAPDTVYIVLVSISGLAVVVVWMSISASQFLFRRRFINEGNSVNDLAYHTPLYPLIPIVSFLLCLASCIGIAFDPTQRIALYCGIPFILFCYGSYYLTQTIKKKRSRT, from the coding sequence ATGGAGAACAAAAGAAAACATGATTTTCAAAGGGAAATGCAAGCACGGCATATAATAATGCTATCGCTTGGCGGGGTGATTGGAACTGGTTTATTCTTAAGTTCGGGTTATACGATTCAACAGGCTGGCCCATTCGGCACCATCCTTTCGTATCTGATTGGAGCTTTAGTGGTTTATCTAGTCATGCTATGTCTTGGTGAACTGGCAGTACATATGCCCGAGACAGGCGCGTTTCATAGCTACGCAGCCAAATACATCGGACCAGGGACAGGGTATACAGTAGCCTGGTTGTATTGGCTAACCTGGACTGTTGCACTAGGTTCGGAATTTACGGCTGCAGGATTGTTGATGCAGCGATGGTTTCCATCAATCAATGTCTGGATATGGAGTGCTCTATTTGCCATATTGGTCTTGGCTTTAAATGCGTGGACCGTTAAGTTTTTCGCTGAATCCGAATTCTGGTTTGCGTCTATAAAGGTATTTGCTATTGTGATATTTATTATTCTGGGAGCTGCAGCAATGGTAGGTTTTATTCCAATAATTAATTCACAATCAGCTCCGTTATTATCCAATTTTACAAGTGCAGGTTTATTTCCGAATGGTGCTTTTGCCATTCTAATGACGATGCTCGCGGTGAATTTCGCATTTTCTGGAACTGAATTAATCGGAATTGCAGCTGGAGAAACAGTGAACCCAGAAAAAACGATACCAAAGGCAATCCGTATGACATTATGGAGATTGATTATCTTTTTTGTAGGAACCATTGTTGTATTATCCGCATTATTGCCTATTTCGGATGCAAGCGTACTAGAGAGCCCCTTTGTTGCAGTTCTCGAACGAATTGGAGTGCCGTATGCAGCGGATATTATGAACTTTGTTATATTAACTGCCATTTTGTCTGCTGCAAATTCAGGATTATATGCATCATCCAGAATGCTTTGGTCGCTTGCAGATAAGAAAACAATATCACCCATATTTGCAAAATTGACAAAACGGGGTGTTCCGATAAATGCAGTTTTTTTCAGTATGTTGGGAGGTGGTTTAGCCCTTTTCTCGAGTATTATTGCACCGGATACTGTATATATAGTGCTTGTATCCATTTCTGGACTAGCCGTGGTAGTAGTTTGGATGAGTATTAGCGCGTCACAGTTTCTATTTCGCAGACGATTTATAAACGAAGGAAATTCAGTAAATGATTTGGCTTATCATACACCATTATATCCACTCATACCAATCGTTTCTTTTTTGCTATGTCTTGCTTCTTGCATAGGAATTGCATTTGATCCTACACAACGAATTGCACTATATTGTGGCATTCCTTTTATTTTGTTTTGCTATGGAAGTTATTATCTGACACAAACTATAAAGAAAAAGAGGAGTAGAACATGA
- a CDS encoding flavin reductase family protein: MISVNPESLTERDNYKFLTGSIIPRPIALVTTQSETGTINIAPFSFFNIVSSNPPMISISVQRKEGVSKDTARNAIQTGEFVVHITDENNVADANRTAKELPSDESELGLTDFTPAVSDKVSVPGLQEAKVRFECTLEQAIPLAGSQNKPGCDLLIGKIVCYHIEQDIYHNGRIDQNGLKPVARLAGHTYTKLGELFEIERP, translated from the coding sequence ATGATTTCTGTTAATCCTGAAAGTCTGACTGAACGGGATAATTATAAGTTTTTAACTGGAAGCATTATACCGAGACCTATAGCACTCGTTACGACACAATCCGAAACCGGTACAATCAATATAGCGCCGTTCAGCTTTTTTAACATAGTCAGTTCAAATCCTCCGATGATTTCCATTTCTGTTCAACGGAAAGAAGGGGTTTCAAAGGACACGGCACGAAATGCAATTCAAACAGGTGAATTCGTTGTTCATATCACTGATGAGAATAATGTAGCTGATGCAAATCGAACGGCCAAGGAACTCCCATCCGACGAAAGTGAATTGGGTCTTACCGATTTCACGCCGGCTGTTAGTGATAAGGTATCCGTACCAGGATTGCAAGAAGCGAAGGTACGCTTTGAATGTACATTAGAGCAGGCGATACCATTGGCAGGTTCCCAGAATAAACCTGGTTGTGATTTATTGATAGGGAAAATAGTCTGCTATCATATCGAGCAAGATATTTACCATAATGGAAGAATTGACCAAAACGGGCTAAAACCTGTAGCAAGATTAGCGGGTCATACTTATACAAAACTAGGGGAATTATTTGAAATAGAACGTCCTTAA
- a CDS encoding alpha/beta hydrolase yields the protein MKHIFQKGSNPEAPLLLLLHGTGGTETDLLPLAEMVSPGSSVLSVRGNVLENGMPRFFRRLSEGVFDEEDLIFRTKELYDFLESASKKYDFDRERVVALGYSNGANIAASLLFHFEGALQGAILHHPMVPRRGIALPSLSDIPVFIAAGKNDPICPAAETDELNQLLLQAGATVDVQWENYGHQLTRSEVEAAGSWFQKNFL from the coding sequence ATGAAGCATATTTTTCAAAAAGGAAGTAATCCAGAAGCGCCATTGCTTTTGCTTTTACATGGCACTGGAGGAACGGAAACAGATCTCTTGCCATTAGCGGAAATGGTTTCACCGGGCTCATCCGTATTGAGCGTACGGGGAAATGTACTTGAAAACGGAATGCCTCGTTTTTTCCGCCGGTTATCCGAAGGGGTTTTTGATGAAGAAGATTTGATCTTTCGTACGAAGGAGCTTTATGACTTCTTGGAATCAGCGTCCAAAAAATATGACTTCGACCGTGAAAGAGTGGTAGCATTAGGTTATTCCAATGGTGCAAATATAGCGGCAAGTTTGCTGTTCCATTTCGAAGGGGCATTACAAGGAGCGATTCTTCATCACCCTATGGTGCCTAGACGAGGGATTGCATTGCCGTCCCTTTCGGATATACCTGTATTTATCGCTGCAGGTAAAAACGATCCGATTTGCCCGGCAGCAGAAACTGATGAACTTAATCAACTTTTACTGCAAGCTGGTGCTACAGTGGATGTTCAGTGGGAAAATTACGGTCATCAGCTAACACGTTCAGAGGTTGAGGCAGCGGGTTCATGGTTTCAAAAGAACTTTTTATAA
- a CDS encoding ring-cleaving dioxygenase, with amino-acid sequence MQKQNAGIHHITAIVGNPQENVDFYAGVLGLRMVKKTVNFDDPGTYHLYFGDESGSPGTIITFFPWPGAYKGRIGSGQVGVTTYAVPEGSMGFWEMRLGKFNIGFKKVSRFGEEYLEFQDPHGLQLELVERKKGKNSEWSFGGVPAAKAVKGFGGAVLLTSEPFKTMELLEKVMGLQKIGEEGDYIRFKSTSDIGNLIDVKKTVLPNGKIGVGTVHHIAWRAIDNEDHKEWREHIANHGYGVTPFTDRQYFDAIYFREDGGILFEVATDPPGFAHDETKETMGSKLMLPPWLEEKREIMEKTLLPAVPRVLEEDK; translated from the coding sequence ATGCAAAAGCAAAATGCAGGAATACATCATATAACCGCAATTGTAGGCAATCCTCAAGAGAACGTGGATTTTTATGCTGGAGTATTGGGACTGCGTATGGTGAAGAAAACCGTTAATTTTGATGATCCAGGCACCTATCATTTGTATTTTGGAGATGAATCAGGTTCTCCTGGCACTATCATCACTTTCTTTCCTTGGCCTGGGGCATACAAAGGGAGAATTGGCTCAGGACAGGTGGGGGTTACAACCTATGCCGTACCGGAAGGATCAATGGGTTTCTGGGAAATGCGTTTAGGTAAATTTAACATAGGCTTTAAAAAGGTTTCACGTTTCGGCGAGGAATATCTGGAATTTCAAGACCCACACGGTTTGCAACTTGAACTGGTTGAGCGTAAAAAAGGGAAAAATAGCGAGTGGTCATTCGGCGGTGTACCAGCTGCCAAGGCGGTCAAGGGATTCGGCGGTGCCGTATTATTGACGTCAGAACCGTTCAAAACGATGGAACTCTTAGAGAAAGTGATGGGCCTGCAAAAAATTGGGGAAGAGGGCGATTACATCCGCTTCAAATCCACATCGGACATCGGAAATTTGATAGATGTTAAAAAAACGGTGTTGCCAAATGGGAAAATCGGAGTGGGAACCGTCCATCATATTGCATGGCGTGCAATCGATAATGAAGATCATAAAGAATGGAGGGAGCATATCGCCAACCATGGCTATGGTGTGACACCCTTTACAGACCGTCAATACTTCGATGCCATTTATTTCAGGGAAGATGGAGGCATACTTTTTGAAGTTGCCACAGATCCACCTGGCTTCGCTCATGATGAAACGAAGGAAACGATGGGCAGTAAATTAATGCTGCCGCCATGGCTGGAAGAAAAAAGGGAGATCATGGAGAAAACGTTACTGCCGGCAGTGCCGAGAGTACTGGAGGAGGATAAATGA